TCGTTGCGCTGCACCTGCCGGGAGATGCCGACGACCGAGCGGTCCGCCTGGAACTGCGCGAAGGAGGTCTCCAGCAGTTCCCGCGAGCGGTGCCGGCCGAACTGCTCGACCAGGTTGACCGCCATGTTGTACGACGGCTTGAAGCTGGAGCGCAGCGGGTACGTACGGGTGCCCGCCAGGCCCGCCAGGTGCTCGGGGTTCATGGCGCGCTGCCACAGCACCACCGCGTGCCCCTCGACGTCGATGCCGCGGCGGCCGGCCCGTCCGGTGAGCTGGGTGTACTCGCCGGGAGTGATGTCCGCGTGCTGCTCGCCGTTCCACTTGACGAGCTTCTCCAGGACCACCGAGCGGGCCGGCATGTTGATGCCCAGGGCCAGGGTCTCGGTGGCGAAGACCGCCTTGACCAGGCCCCGCACGAACAGCTCCTCGACGACCTCCTTGAAGGTCGGGAGCATGCCGGCGTGGTGGGCGGCGATGCCGCGCTCCAGGCCCTCCAGCCATTCGTAGTAGCCGAGGACGTGCAGGTCCTCGCGCGGGATGGCGGCGGTGCGCTCCTCGACGAGGGCGCGGACCTGCTCCCGCGCCTCCTCGTCGTTGAGCCTGAGACCCGCGTACAGGCACTGCTGGACGGCGGCCTCGCAGGCGGCGCGGCTGAAGATGAAGGTGATGGCGGGCAGCAGGCCCTCGGCGTCGAGCCGCTCGATCACCTCGGGGCGGCCCGGCGTCCAGATCCGGGAGCGCTGGCGGCGCTCGCGCTCGCGGTCCGCCTCGCGCATGTTCCGGCCGCGTCTGCGGTCCTGGTACGACGGCCTGCTGGCCTCCATCCGGGCCATGCGCATGAGGTCGGGGTTGACGGCCTTCTTGTGGCCCTCGCCCTCCTCGAACAGGTCGTACATCCGGCGCCCGGCCAGCACGTGCTGGAACAGCGGGACGGGGCGGTGCTCGGAGACGATCACCTCGGTGTCGCCGCGGACGGTGTCCAGCCAGTCACCGAACTCCTCGGCGTTGGACACGGTCGCCGACAGTGACACCAGCGTCACCGACTCGGGCAGGTGGATGATCACCTCCTCCCAGACGGCACCGCGGAAGCGGTCGGAGAGGTAGTGCACCTCGTCCATGACCACATAGCCGAGGCCGCGCAGCGTCTGGGAGCCCGCGTACAGCATGTTCCGCAGGACCTCGGTGGTCATCACGACCACCGGGGCGTCGGAGTTCACGCTGTTGTCGCCGGTGAGCAGGCCTACCTTGTCGCTGCCGTAGCGGCGGCACAGGTCGGAGTACTTCTGGTTGGACAGCGCCTTGATGGGGGTCGTGTAGAAGCACTTCTTGCCCTGCTGGAGGGCGAGATGGACGGCGAACTCGCCCACGATCGTCTTGCCGGAGCCGGTGGGCGCGGCGACCAGCACGCCCTTGCCCGCCTCCAGGGCCTGGCAGGCCTCGATCTGGAACGGGTCGAGGCCGAAGTCGTACATCTCGCGGAAACCCGCGAGCGCGGTGGCCTGCTCGGCAGCTCGCCTGCGCGCTGCCGCGTACCGCTCGGCCGGTGAGAGGTCCTGAGTCATCGTGCTTTCGAGCGTACCGGGCCGCACCGACAACAGGACGATCATTATCCCGATCGCCCAGACCTGCCGGGTCCCGCCCCGGGCGGCCGGGACCTGACCGGCCCCCCCCGGCACGCACGAGGGCCGGCCGCTCGCGGGGCGAGGGGCCGGCCCTCGCGGACGCCTGCGGCCGCCGGGGTCGGGTGCGGCCGGGGTCAGGTCACGTCGTCGTAGCCGTTGACCCGCTCGGGGCCGGACTGCTCGGGCACCGACCGGCCGGCGCCGACGGGCTCGATCTCGCCGATGTCCTCGGGCGTGAGGTCGAGGTCGGAGGCCTCGTCGTCGGACAGGCCGCCTCCCGCGCGCCGCTGCTTGCGGCGGTCGTTCAGCATGGAGAAGCCCACGGCGATGAAGAACAGTCCCCAGATCGGTGCCGCGAGGGACAGCATGGTCCCCGGGTCCGGGCTGGGCGTCGCCACGGCGGCGAAGGCCGCGATACCGACGATCATGCCGCGCCACCAGCCGAGCATGCGCCGGCCGGACAGCACACCGGTGAGGTTGAGCATGATCAGCAGCAGCGGCATCTCGAAGGCGAG
The sequence above is drawn from the Streptomyces sp. SAT1 genome and encodes:
- a CDS encoding DEAD/DEAH box helicase; this encodes MIVLLSVRPGTLESTMTQDLSPAERYAAARRRAAEQATALAGFREMYDFGLDPFQIEACQALEAGKGVLVAAPTGSGKTIVGEFAVHLALQQGKKCFYTTPIKALSNQKYSDLCRRYGSDKVGLLTGDNSVNSDAPVVVMTTEVLRNMLYAGSQTLRGLGYVVMDEVHYLSDRFRGAVWEEVIIHLPESVTLVSLSATVSNAEEFGDWLDTVRGDTEVIVSEHRPVPLFQHVLAGRRMYDLFEEGEGHKKAVNPDLMRMARMEASRPSYQDRRRGRNMREADRERERRQRSRIWTPGRPEVIERLDAEGLLPAITFIFSRAACEAAVQQCLYAGLRLNDEEAREQVRALVEERTAAIPREDLHVLGYYEWLEGLERGIAAHHAGMLPTFKEVVEELFVRGLVKAVFATETLALGINMPARSVVLEKLVKWNGEQHADITPGEYTQLTGRAGRRGIDVEGHAVVLWQRAMNPEHLAGLAGTRTYPLRSSFKPSYNMAVNLVEQFGRHRSRELLETSFAQFQADRSVVGISRQVQRNEEGLSGYEESMTCHLGDFTEYARLRRELKDRENELARQGATQRRAEAAVALEKLKPGDVIHVPTGKFAGLALVLDPGLPAGRSHGHRGFDHQDGPRPLVLTAERQVKRLAAIDFPVPVEPLERMRIPKSFNPRSPQSRRDLASALRTKAGHIPPERHRKRRSQAVDDREIARLRTALRAHPCHGCDDREDHARWAERYHRLMRDTRQLEHRIEGRTNTIARTFDRIVALLTELDYLRGDEVTEHGKRLARLYGELDLLASECLRERVWEGLGPAELAACVSALVYEARAADDAMAPKLPSGRAKAALGEMVRIWGRLDALEEDFRISQTEGVGQREPDLGFAWAAYMWASGKGLDEVLREAEMPAGDFVRWCKQVIDVLGQISAAAPTEDSTVAKNARKAVDGLLRGVVAYSSVG